Proteins encoded by one window of Emticicia oligotrophica DSM 17448:
- a CDS encoding alkaline phosphatase family protein, with translation MFIKNKDKAEEIFNAVKSRESHFKVYKKEDIPAKFHFNTHPRIGDILFVVEPGYSIYSKEAMDKKPETRPVWGVHGFDPYTTPEMGAIFYAKGPNIKAGVKIPAFDNIHVYPLVAAILGITPPKIDGDLKVLEGIIKK, from the coding sequence ATTTTTATCAAAAATAAAGATAAAGCAGAAGAGATTTTTAATGCTGTTAAAAGCCGAGAGTCACATTTTAAAGTTTATAAAAAAGAAGATATTCCTGCTAAATTTCACTTCAATACTCACCCTCGAATCGGAGATATTTTGTTTGTAGTAGAACCAGGATATAGTATTTACTCAAAAGAAGCAATGGACAAAAAGCCTGAAACACGTCCTGTTTGGGGAGTTCATGGTTTTGACCCCTACACTACACCAGAAATGGGAGCAATTTTTTATGCGAAAGGACCAAATATCAAAGCTGGAGTAAAAATTCCAGCCTTTGATAACATACACGTTTATCCTTTAGTAGCAGCTATACTTGGAATTACTCCTCCTAAGATTGATGGGGATTTAAAAGTTCTTGAGGGAATCATTAAAAAATAA
- a CDS encoding VOC family protein, protein MQAITHIAIVVEDYDKAIEFYTQKLNFVLVEDTQLTDSKRWVLVKPNAHSECALLLAKAANEEQMSRVGNQTGGRVFLFLKTDNFDRDYQNLLKKNIKIVREPSEEVYGKVAVFSDLYGNLWDLIEYRSLAR, encoded by the coding sequence ATGCAAGCGATTACTCACATAGCGATTGTTGTTGAAGATTACGACAAAGCAATAGAATTTTATACTCAAAAACTAAACTTTGTATTGGTTGAAGATACCCAACTAACAGACTCCAAACGCTGGGTTTTGGTGAAGCCAAATGCCCATAGTGAATGTGCATTACTTTTAGCAAAAGCAGCCAATGAAGAACAAATGAGTAGGGTTGGAAATCAAACTGGGGGAAGAGTATTTCTATTTTTAAAAACCGATAATTTTGACCGAGACTATCAAAACTTACTTAAAAAAAACATTAAGATTGTCAGAGAACCCAGCGAGGAAGTTTACGGGAAAGTTGCTGTTTTTTCAGATTTATACGGAAATCTTTGGGATTTAATCGAGTATCGCTCCTTAGCAAGATAG
- the rbsK gene encoding ribokinase encodes MSKKIYVIGSSNTDMVVKSEKLPVAGETILGGTFLMNAGGKGANQAVAAAKLGANVTFVSKVGDDIFGKQAIQGFQKEGINTNFVFTDAENPSGVALILVDAKGENSIAVASGANGNLQISEVAKAIEQISANDIVLLQLEIPIPTVEFAIKKCSENGAKVILNPAPAQKLNENIFKFLEIITPNETEAELLTGIKVTDLESAKHAAEVLHQKGVKNIIITLGSRGAYLYNTNTNLLISAPQVQAVDTTAAGDVFNGALAVALSEGNEMEQAINFACKAAAISVTRMGAQASAPLRSEINF; translated from the coding sequence ATGAGCAAAAAAATATACGTAATTGGTAGTTCAAATACCGATATGGTCGTAAAATCCGAAAAATTACCAGTCGCAGGAGAAACTATTCTTGGAGGTACTTTTTTAATGAATGCTGGCGGAAAAGGAGCAAATCAGGCAGTAGCAGCGGCAAAATTAGGAGCAAATGTAACGTTTGTTAGTAAGGTTGGCGATGATATATTTGGTAAACAAGCCATTCAAGGCTTCCAAAAAGAAGGCATCAATACCAATTTTGTCTTTACTGATGCCGAAAACCCTTCAGGCGTAGCATTGATTTTGGTTGATGCCAAAGGCGAAAACAGCATTGCAGTAGCTTCGGGAGCGAATGGAAATTTACAAATATCGGAAGTAGCAAAAGCGATTGAACAAATTTCAGCCAATGATATAGTTTTACTACAACTTGAAATACCAATTCCGACCGTAGAATTTGCCATCAAAAAATGCTCTGAAAATGGTGCAAAAGTAATTTTGAACCCCGCACCTGCTCAAAAGCTGAATGAGAATATTTTTAAATTTCTCGAAATCATCACTCCAAATGAAACTGAAGCAGAATTACTTACAGGAATAAAAGTTACAGACCTTGAGAGTGCCAAACACGCAGCAGAGGTTTTGCATCAAAAAGGGGTAAAAAACATAATAATCACGCTGGGTTCAAGAGGTGCCTATTTATACAATACCAACACCAATCTATTAATTAGTGCTCCTCAAGTACAAGCAGTTGATACCACAGCCGCGGGCGATGTTTTCAACGGTGCTTTGGCAGTTGCACTTTCCGAAGGAAATGAAATGGAACAAGCTATTAATTTTGCATGCAAAGCAGCAGCAATTTCGGTAACTCGTATGGGAGCTCAAGCCTCTGCTCCTTTGCGGAGTGAGATAAATTTCTAA
- a CDS encoding IS5 family transposase — translation MEILSKNTIEQYILPNLSIGLRGKECEIEQLTAIVSAILYRLKTGCQWRQLPVKQFFNNKVLTWQGVYYHFNEWVKDGSWTKVWINILASNYSYLDLSCIQLDGSHTLAKRGGEAVGYQGRKASKTTNLLFLADNQGQMLACASPQEGKHNDLYNIQELFEELCQMLIKAGINLRGLFLNADAGFDSKEFRQICKNKEIEANIDVNSRNNKIENQSTEYQHFDEELYKRRVLIEHANAWMDSFKALLVRFETKAINWVALNLLAFSVRFLRKIKYKS, via the coding sequence GTGGAAATCTTGAGTAAAAATACGATTGAACAATATATATTACCAAATTTAAGTATTGGTTTACGTGGAAAAGAGTGTGAAATAGAACAGTTGACAGCTATTGTTTCAGCAATTTTATATCGTTTGAAAACAGGTTGTCAATGGCGTCAACTGCCAGTAAAGCAATTTTTTAATAATAAGGTTTTAACATGGCAAGGAGTCTATTATCACTTTAATGAATGGGTCAAGGACGGCTCTTGGACAAAAGTTTGGATAAATATTTTAGCATCAAACTATTCATATTTAGACTTATCTTGTATCCAACTTGATGGTAGTCATACACTTGCCAAACGTGGAGGTGAAGCTGTTGGGTATCAAGGTCGAAAAGCATCAAAAACAACTAATTTGCTCTTTTTAGCTGATAATCAGGGACAAATGTTGGCATGTGCCAGCCCACAAGAAGGAAAACACAACGACCTTTATAATATTCAGGAACTCTTTGAAGAACTGTGTCAAATGCTCATAAAAGCAGGAATTAATCTCAGAGGCCTTTTTCTAAATGCTGATGCTGGATTCGATAGCAAAGAATTTCGTCAAATTTGTAAAAATAAAGAAATTGAAGCCAATATTGATGTTAATTCTCGAAATAACAAAATAGAAAATCAATCTACTGAATATCAGCATTTTGATGAAGAGTTATACAAACGACGAGTACTCATTGAGCACGCTAATGCTTGGATGGATAGTTTCAAAGCATTACTTGTCAGGTTTGAAACGAAAGCAATTAACTGGGTGGCTTTAAATTTATTGGCATTCTCAGTTCGTTTTTTACGAAAAATTAAATATAAAAGTTAA
- a CDS encoding response regulator transcription factor — MMENKKILIVEDEVKVATFIKKGLQTQNFEAEVAETGSDAKQLFETENFDLIILDIGLPDMSGLDFCEFVRAKNTKIPVLMLTALGSVADKLSGFEVGTDDYMVKPFDFMELLVRVKALLKRTTEVEQPAEKLQEADLELDLKEKVARRDGKVVELTAKEFSLLEYLMLNKGRVVSKVDIAEKVWDINFDTGTNFIEVYVNYLRNKIDKGFSNKLIHTIVGMGYMLKNK; from the coding sequence ATGATGGAAAATAAAAAAATATTAATTGTTGAAGACGAAGTAAAAGTTGCAACTTTCATAAAAAAAGGTTTGCAAACGCAAAATTTTGAAGCCGAAGTGGCTGAAACGGGTAGCGATGCAAAACAACTTTTTGAAACCGAAAACTTCGATCTCATAATATTAGATATTGGTCTGCCAGATATGAGTGGCTTAGATTTTTGTGAATTTGTTCGTGCAAAAAACACCAAAATTCCTGTTTTAATGCTCACGGCATTGGGCAGTGTAGCCGATAAATTGTCAGGGTTTGAGGTTGGTACTGATGATTACATGGTAAAACCCTTTGATTTTATGGAGCTTTTAGTTCGTGTAAAAGCCCTTCTCAAACGAACAACCGAGGTAGAACAACCAGCCGAAAAACTTCAAGAGGCCGACTTAGAGTTAGATTTAAAGGAAAAGGTAGCTCGACGAGATGGGAAAGTAGTGGAGTTGACCGCCAAAGAATTTAGTTTACTTGAATATCTGATGCTAAACAAAGGAAGAGTAGTGTCGAAAGTTGATATTGCCGAAAAAGTTTGGGATATTAATTTTGATACGGGTACGAATTTTATAGAAGTATATGTAAATTATCTTCGTAATAAAATCGACAAGGGTTTTTCAAATAAACTTATCCATACAATAGTAGGTATGGGTTATATGCTAAAAAATAAATGA
- a CDS encoding BACON domain-containing protein produces the protein MIRTTKFNLFWESFYNTKQPQQKEVAPPTLTVSNSTIDLGSITTTSSSSFMLVQSGEGSISYTISSNKNWLKLSKNSGVITGTDFISLSTIINAVDIQDGENTAVLSITPTINGVVSPVINVTVKGTFKTTTIEFGITNLDLQTIRAGKSVFLKMTKVGVENLNYEVTVDQPWLSVDKSVGTLSGTDSVKVNIDTKSLINGNYSGNITIIPKVNGIPGKQTTIPVKFIYDDSISGNIESHILSKNETWSGEINLNGTVSVPKEFVLTIKPGTKIKVKSTIQGVELVINGKLIMNGDAANIIEMKSENKSPEYDDWNGIVANGDIEISYCYLRDAGTPISFYSSGLLIKPSKAPIIHHILFENAATGIEFLASKYETTLYNLTFRNLIFDAIITSDIKKLNLKDIEFISEEGDDITLYSSGLNLSITNSNFVNKSQSFYYNAFVYDNGKYTDNTVIFTNCFGVSSSSPAFAKFNNVFTNSSPAQISNQNIGCGFSNKYKSAQLRMNILAKKKIYQQFIEYKNKQFAKQNK, from the coding sequence ATGATTCGCACCACAAAATTCAACCTATTTTGGGAATCTTTTTATAATACTAAACAACCTCAACAAAAGGAAGTAGCTCCACCAACATTAACAGTCTCAAATTCGACGATTGATTTAGGATCAATAACTACTACTTCTTCCTCTTCATTTATGCTTGTTCAGAGTGGTGAAGGTAGTATTTCTTATACGATCAGTAGTAATAAAAATTGGCTAAAACTATCAAAAAATTCAGGAGTTATCACAGGAACAGATTTTATAAGTTTAAGTACAATTATCAATGCTGTTGATATACAGGATGGAGAAAATACCGCAGTTTTAAGTATTACTCCCACAATTAATGGAGTTGTATCTCCAGTGATAAATGTTACTGTAAAAGGAACCTTTAAAACAACAACAATAGAATTTGGTATTACAAATCTTGATTTGCAAACAATTAGAGCTGGCAAATCAGTTTTTTTGAAGATGACAAAAGTTGGTGTTGAAAATCTAAATTATGAGGTAACTGTTGACCAACCTTGGCTATCCGTTGATAAAAGTGTAGGTACCCTAAGTGGCACAGATTCTGTGAAGGTAAATATTGATACCAAAAGCCTTATCAATGGAAATTATTCAGGAAATATTACTATCATACCGAAAGTAAATGGAATACCTGGTAAGCAGACTACTATTCCTGTGAAATTTATTTATGATGATTCTATTTCTGGAAACATTGAAAGCCACATTTTGAGCAAAAATGAAACATGGAGTGGTGAAATTAATTTGAATGGTACTGTGTCTGTTCCTAAAGAGTTTGTATTAACAATTAAACCAGGAACAAAAATAAAAGTTAAGAGTACAATTCAAGGGGTTGAGCTAGTTATTAATGGAAAGCTAATCATGAATGGCGATGCGGCTAATATCATTGAAATGAAATCTGAGAATAAAAGTCCAGAATATGATGATTGGAATGGAATTGTTGCCAATGGAGATATTGAAATCTCATACTGTTATTTAAGAGATGCAGGAACTCCAATTTCTTTTTATTCTTCAGGACTTCTTATAAAGCCCTCAAAAGCTCCAATCATTCATCATATTTTGTTTGAAAATGCCGCTACTGGTATAGAGTTTCTTGCATCAAAATATGAAACTACGCTCTACAATCTTACATTTAGAAACTTGATATTTGATGCAATTATAACCTCTGATATAAAGAAACTCAATTTGAAAGATATAGAGTTTATATCTGAAGAAGGGGATGATATAACCCTCTATTCCAGTGGTTTAAACTTATCAATTACTAATTCAAATTTCGTCAATAAATCTCAAAGCTTTTATTACAATGCCTTTGTGTATGACAATGGTAAATATACTGATAACACAGTTATATTCACAAATTGTTTTGGTGTAAGTAGTAGCTCTCCTGCATTTGCAAAATTCAACAATGTTTTCACAAATAGTTCGCCTGCCCAAATAAGCAATCAAAATATTGGATGTGGTTTTTCAAATAAGTATAAATCAGCTCAATTGAGAATGAATATTCTTGCAAAGAAAAAAATATACCAACAATTTATCGAATACAAAAACAAACAATTCGCAAAACAAAACAAATAG
- a CDS encoding TerC family protein, translating into MLDVIVPLLSLIALEVILGIDNIIFISILADKLPENQRNKLRYWGIGLAMVMRLCLLGIISWILKLDQTLFTVLDKEITGKGLILIFGGLFLVYKSTKEIYHKTEANDEVALEKTVSSSFSKLLSEIIILDLVFSIDSIITAVGMVQEIWVMYTAVVVTVGIMLVASKPISEFIRIHPSFKILALCFLMMIGVSLLAEGLHFEIPKGYIYFSMAFAFLVDIIQMKTLKKIS; encoded by the coding sequence ATGTTAGATGTAATTGTACCATTGTTATCATTAATCGCTCTAGAAGTAATTTTAGGGATTGATAATATTATTTTCATATCTATATTAGCCGACAAGCTACCAGAAAATCAACGTAATAAATTGCGTTATTGGGGTATTGGACTCGCAATGGTTATGAGACTTTGTTTATTAGGCATTATTTCTTGGATACTTAAACTAGACCAAACTCTTTTCACTGTTCTTGATAAAGAAATTACTGGTAAAGGTTTAATTTTAATTTTTGGAGGCTTATTTTTGGTATATAAAAGTACTAAGGAAATTTATCATAAAACCGAAGCAAATGATGAGGTTGCCTTAGAAAAAACGGTTAGTAGCAGTTTTTCAAAGTTATTATCAGAGATTATTATTTTAGACTTAGTATTTTCGATAGACTCAATTATCACGGCAGTTGGGATGGTGCAGGAAATATGGGTAATGTACACGGCGGTGGTTGTCACAGTAGGAATTATGTTAGTTGCTTCGAAGCCAATCAGTGAATTTATTCGAATACATCCTTCTTTTAAAATTCTAGCATTATGTTTTTTAATGATGATTGGTGTATCTTTATTGGCCGAAGGGCTTCATTTTGAAATTCCTAAAGGATATATCTATTTCTCAATGGCATTTGCATTCTTAGTGGATATTATTCAGATGAAAACCCTCAAAAAAATATCGTAG
- a CDS encoding HAMP domain-containing sensor histidine kinase, translating into MTIRVRMAVLFLSIFSILLLVFSLVIYFESEVYRQREYKIRLRQEALTAATIIFNKNEISPDLLKLLDKHNVTALNQEEIIIYDIHDKVIYESGSDTLLVNREVLGKIRQEKDLFWEENGKEMYGTVITNSGKEYIVLASSIDKYGIDKQKNLAFILGFSAFLLVCISAVTGWLFARRMLRPVKQMIQKIDKIQASALNLRLNEGNKADELEQLSIRFNQMLDRLEHAFQTQRSFVSHASHELRTPLTAITGQIQVSLLANDNQADLKLMIQSVLEDVQQLNKLTNNLLDLTSIDADDTKFKYELVNILELIWQVRAELLKKNPNYQILISLDEEADSMPEVRGNDGLLYTALINLIENGAKFSPQNTVEVKIKMQNEKLTIDFHNEGSVIPANELNQIFEPFKRGSNSRHTKGHGVGLSLTRRIVQLHKGKIDVKSSDESGTTFTLILPR; encoded by the coding sequence ATGACAATTCGCGTACGCATGGCGGTGCTCTTTTTGAGCATTTTTTCAATTTTATTATTAGTATTTTCTTTGGTAATTTATTTCGAAAGTGAAGTATATCGCCAAAGAGAATACAAAATACGCCTGCGTCAGGAAGCCCTTACGGCTGCTACAATTATTTTTAATAAAAATGAAATTAGTCCTGATTTACTTAAACTTTTAGATAAGCACAATGTAACGGCACTTAATCAAGAAGAAATTATTATCTATGATATTCATGATAAAGTAATCTATGAAAGTGGCTCAGACACTCTATTAGTTAACCGCGAAGTTTTAGGTAAAATCAGACAAGAAAAAGACTTATTTTGGGAAGAAAATGGCAAAGAAATGTATGGTACAGTTATTACAAATAGTGGTAAAGAATATATTGTCTTAGCTTCTTCAATTGATAAATATGGTATCGATAAACAAAAAAACTTAGCATTTATTTTAGGGTTTTCTGCCTTTTTATTGGTTTGTATTAGTGCGGTAACGGGTTGGCTTTTCGCTCGAAGGATGTTACGGCCTGTTAAACAAATGATTCAGAAAATTGATAAAATTCAAGCATCAGCCCTTAATCTTAGACTCAATGAGGGAAATAAAGCTGATGAACTGGAACAGTTATCAATACGTTTTAATCAAATGCTCGACCGCCTCGAACACGCTTTTCAGACGCAACGTTCGTTTGTTTCTCATGCTTCACATGAATTGCGTACGCCACTCACTGCGATTACTGGACAAATTCAAGTTTCGCTTTTAGCAAATGATAATCAGGCCGATTTAAAATTAATGATACAATCGGTGCTTGAGGATGTTCAACAACTAAATAAATTGACCAATAACTTATTAGATTTAACAAGTATTGATGCAGATGATACTAAATTCAAATACGAATTGGTTAATATTTTAGAACTTATTTGGCAAGTGCGTGCCGAATTGTTGAAGAAAAATCCTAATTATCAAATACTTATCAGCCTCGATGAAGAGGCCGATTCAATGCCTGAAGTACGTGGTAATGATGGATTATTATACACAGCACTCATTAATTTAATTGAAAATGGGGCTAAGTTTTCGCCACAAAATACGGTTGAGGTGAAAATAAAAATGCAAAATGAAAAGCTGACTATTGATTTTCATAATGAAGGTTCGGTTATTCCTGCTAATGAATTGAATCAAATCTTTGAACCTTTCAAACGAGGTTCAAATTCTCGCCATACAAAGGGGCACGGGGTGGGACTCTCTCTAACCCGACGCATCGTTCAGCTCCATAAAGGGAAGATTGACGTTAAGTCTTCAGATGAATCGGGTACTACTTTTACCCTCATTTTACCCAGATAA
- a CDS encoding alkaline phosphatase family protein: MFLNLKNILNSLILLFTSLVIYAQSTKPYVVMVSFDGFRYDYAEKYNAKNIKEFIKQGAAAEMMRPSFPSKTFPNHYTLVTGLYPGNHGLVDNTFYDKGRDTFYSIRQRAKVEDPYYYGGLPIWQLVQQNGMKAASYFWVGSEAPIAGQYPTYFHRFDDTVHPKNRVQAVFDWLNLPEAERPQLMTIYFSMVDTQGHEYGPNGDKTKEAVMQADSLVGMLVNGLQKISLPVNVILVSDHGMYEMKNKPEFFVYQEDLLAGLVKDDFIFVNLFRINFYI, encoded by the coding sequence ATGTTTCTAAATCTAAAAAATATTCTCAACTCTTTAATTCTGCTGTTTACAAGTTTAGTTATTTATGCTCAAAGTACTAAACCGTATGTAGTAATGGTATCTTTTGATGGATTTAGATATGATTACGCAGAAAAGTATAATGCAAAAAATATCAAAGAATTTATTAAACAAGGTGCAGCGGCCGAAATGATGCGACCATCGTTTCCGAGTAAGACTTTTCCAAATCACTACACGCTTGTTACAGGCCTTTACCCGGGCAATCATGGATTAGTAGATAATACTTTTTACGATAAAGGACGTGATACCTTTTATTCTATTCGCCAACGTGCAAAGGTTGAAGACCCTTATTATTATGGGGGTTTACCCATTTGGCAATTAGTTCAACAAAATGGAATGAAAGCCGCTTCTTATTTTTGGGTTGGTTCTGAGGCACCAATTGCGGGTCAGTATCCAACGTATTTTCATAGATTCGATGATACTGTACACCCAAAAAATAGAGTTCAAGCTGTTTTCGACTGGCTGAATTTACCTGAGGCTGAGCGTCCACAATTAATGACCATTTACTTTTCGATGGTCGATACGCAAGGACATGAGTACGGACCCAATGGTGATAAAACAAAAGAAGCTGTTATGCAAGCCGATAGCTTAGTTGGCATGCTGGTAAATGGATTACAGAAAATTAGTTTACCCGTAAACGTAATCTTGGTTTCTGACCACGGTATGTATGAAATGAAAAACAAACCTGAATTTTTTGTTTACCAAGAAGATTTGCTGGCAGGCTTAGTAAAAGATGATTTTATATTTGTGAACTTGTTTAGGATTAACTTTTATATTTAA
- a CDS encoding VanZ family protein — MKKQLISIFLLIIYCLILIKIMVFKDMPTIRIGHLMLNFSGTSAGQGPNLVPFKTILPYLLGHKGLIIAGVNLVGNIALLVPIGFLIPFIKHHFQWKNLLLIAITSGLTIEMIQVILGVGIFDIDDIILNALGVMIGYWSFLIFAKWLRSKNYKAIITVITMIIVVVITTLYAIYPKDHQTLNPRNSISNIYPDDKSAMNDPCNGTGGIGQIIKISKNSISIRRNDGVVQTIKFTNQTTIKNSMGTALISDLKIGNRVSLVIDETETASFVLVCNSR, encoded by the coding sequence ATGAAAAAGCAATTAATTTCAATTTTCCTCCTTATTATCTATTGCTTAATTCTAATCAAAATAATGGTCTTTAAAGATATGCCAACCATTAGAATTGGGCACTTGATGTTGAATTTTTCTGGAACAAGTGCAGGACAAGGCCCAAACCTTGTACCTTTTAAAACTATTTTGCCTTATCTATTAGGACATAAAGGATTAATCATTGCTGGTGTTAATCTCGTCGGCAATATTGCATTGCTTGTGCCAATTGGCTTTCTTATCCCTTTCATTAAACACCATTTTCAATGGAAAAACTTGTTGCTTATTGCGATTACCTCAGGTTTGACTATCGAAATGATTCAAGTAATTTTAGGTGTGGGTATTTTTGATATTGATGATATCATATTGAATGCATTGGGTGTTATGATTGGCTATTGGTCATTTTTGATTTTTGCTAAATGGTTACGTTCAAAGAATTATAAAGCTATAATCACGGTCATAACTATGATTATTGTTGTTGTTATTACTACTCTATATGCGATTTATCCAAAGGACCATCAAACTTTAAATCCGAGAAATAGTATTAGTAATATCTATCCTGATGATAAATCTGCTATGAATGACCCCTGCAATGGAACAGGTGGCATAGGCCAAATTATAAAAATATCAAAGAACTCAATAAGTATCAGACGAAATGACGGTGTTGTTCAAACTATTAAATTTACAAATCAAACAACAATTAAAAATTCAATGGGAACTGCATTAATATCTGATTTAAAAATAGGAAATAGAGTCTCATTGGTCATTGATGAAACTGAAACAGCCTCGTTTGTTTTGGTTTGTAACTCAAGATAG
- a CDS encoding nucleoside hydrolase translates to MKKLLILNLFFFFCFSIQAQKQKVILDCDLGDDIDDAYAVALMLASTDKFDILGITTCYGRTNDRAEMACKMLYETGLERIPVAMGRNTSNKNERANWYADQFYWSKGFNKVKPIQQSGADFIIEQLHKYPNEVILFSVGPVTNMKDIIEKDLQALKLAKKVIAMFGSFYIGYNGSPTINPEWNVVVDVEASKKFVNSGANIVYAGLDITAFVKWDKMMQERLLYRQSPLTNALCGLKTLWSNTATPTLFDAVAIGMALYPDLFKIEKVFVEVDDKGYTRIDKAKTPNAEIGVGINTEEFLKRIMDVYLKQNLGR, encoded by the coding sequence ATGAAAAAACTTCTTATACTAAACCTTTTCTTCTTCTTTTGCTTTTCAATTCAAGCACAAAAACAAAAAGTTATTCTCGATTGCGATTTAGGTGATGACATTGATGATGCTTATGCCGTGGCTTTGATGTTAGCCAGCACCGATAAATTTGATATTTTAGGCATCACTACCTGCTATGGCCGCACAAACGACCGAGCAGAAATGGCTTGTAAAATGCTTTATGAGACTGGTTTAGAACGTATACCAGTAGCTATGGGAAGAAATACCTCCAATAAAAACGAAAGAGCTAATTGGTATGCCGACCAATTTTATTGGTCGAAAGGTTTCAATAAAGTCAAACCGATTCAACAATCAGGTGCAGATTTTATCATTGAACAATTACATAAATATCCTAATGAAGTAATTTTATTTTCGGTTGGCCCCGTAACCAACATGAAAGATATTATCGAAAAAGACCTACAAGCCTTGAAACTGGCTAAGAAGGTAATCGCCATGTTTGGCTCATTTTATATTGGTTATAATGGAAGCCCAACCATCAACCCAGAATGGAATGTAGTAGTTGATGTAGAAGCTTCAAAGAAGTTTGTCAATTCGGGGGCAAATATTGTATATGCAGGGCTTGATATAACCGCTTTTGTGAAGTGGGATAAAATGATGCAAGAAAGATTACTCTACCGCCAAAGTCCACTTACCAATGCACTTTGTGGCCTCAAAACCCTATGGTCGAATACAGCCACTCCTACTCTTTTCGATGCCGTAGCCATTGGAATGGCTCTTTACCCTGACTTATTCAAAATCGAAAAAGTTTTTGTAGAAGTTGATGATAAAGGCTATACCCGCATTGATAAAGCCAAAACACCTAATGCTGAGATTGGTGTAGGTATTAATACCGAAGAGTTTTTGAAAAGAATCATGGATGTTTATTTGAAACAAAACTTAGGGAGATGA